The proteins below are encoded in one region of Bosea sp. BIWAKO-01:
- a CDS encoding LysR family transcriptional regulator, translating to MRARQLEVFRMVMRCGTITSAARALNVSQPALSQILLHTEDELGLKLFQRVKGRLIPTPEAEELFPEVDRLFGDLAGLRRRAQDLRLGKSGVVRLAASAPPSLSLVPEALRHFRAAHADIRILSFVVPAEVIVVMIDRGDAGLGIAMTDQTIPLIDTEIIGHTQIVCVLPVGHALAQRDAIDAADLVGETLISYRAESLPGQLLRDALGREGVPFQPEIEIDVSIIALAFVQQGLGIAIVDGLLPWHSFPGLVTRPFRPSVALPLCLLTSARRPLSRNHELLRDHLRRACSELGLTVPGASKA from the coding sequence ATGCGCGCGCGACAGCTCGAAGTGTTCCGGATGGTCATGCGCTGCGGCACGATCACCAGCGCAGCACGGGCGCTGAACGTTTCGCAGCCGGCGCTAAGCCAGATCCTCCTGCACACCGAGGACGAACTCGGTCTCAAACTGTTCCAGCGCGTCAAGGGACGGCTCATTCCGACGCCAGAGGCCGAGGAATTGTTCCCCGAAGTGGACCGGCTTTTTGGCGATCTCGCCGGCCTGCGCCGACGAGCACAGGATTTGCGGCTCGGCAAATCCGGCGTGGTGCGGCTCGCCGCCTCGGCGCCGCCCTCGCTGTCGCTGGTACCGGAGGCGCTACGGCATTTCAGGGCCGCTCATGCGGATATTCGCATCCTCTCCTTCGTCGTGCCCGCGGAGGTGATTGTTGTCATGATCGATCGTGGCGATGCCGGGCTCGGCATCGCCATGACCGACCAGACAATCCCGCTGATCGATACCGAGATCATCGGGCATACCCAGATCGTCTGTGTGCTTCCTGTTGGTCATGCTTTGGCGCAACGCGACGCAATCGATGCCGCCGATCTCGTCGGCGAGACCTTGATTTCGTACCGAGCCGAGTCGCTGCCGGGCCAGTTGCTGCGCGATGCGCTGGGCCGCGAGGGCGTCCCGTTTCAGCCGGAAATCGAGATCGACGTTTCGATCATCGCGCTCGCCTTCGTGCAGCAGGGGCTCGGCATCGCGATCGTCGACGGGCTGTTACCCTGGCACAGTTTTCCCGGCCTCGTCACGCGCCCCTTCCGACCTTCTGTCGCACTTCCGCTCTGCCTTCTGACCAGCGCCAGGCGGCCATTGTCGCGCAACCACGAATTGCTGCGTGACCATCTCCGGAGAGCCTGCAGCGAGCTTGGCCTGACGGTGCCCGGCGCATCAAAGGCATAA
- a CDS encoding hydantoinase/oxoprolinase family protein, which translates to MSWRIGVDIGGTFIDFCALETDTNRLETIKVLTTPDEPGRELLDGLALLHERHAIAPTDVTSFVHGTTVGINTIIQRKGSRLALITTAGFEDVIELARLRMPEMYSLFCARPEQLIPRDLIFGVPQRTLAGGAVVEELDRAALEKAVESARKKGADGIIVSFLHSYRNPVHEARAKAQITALAPELFVFASSEVWPVIREYERTTTAILNGYVHPRVARYLASLEAALASRGVPAAPMLTKSNGGVMNVEAGKTACVNMLLSGTASGVIGAAYLAEQADVTNVLTLDIGGTSADLALIIDGEPQFGTGEVIGDFPLFVPSVSVTSIGSGGGSIAWVDQFGVLKVGPESAGSTPGPACYGRGGARATITDAMAACGFLGHAPIAYDQIGMHRERAEAVIGELAVRLDYPLQATAEAIIEVAISEMFVEVNKLVARFGVDLRDFTLMPFGGAGPMLGCFLARELGIPRILVPPRPGVVSALGGLIADVKGDFIQTIFATSEPASVPRLNEALARLKADGEAWIRGEQGFKGPVIESLSADMRYHGQSFEIEVPLSEAWITEGNISALNTAFHRQHLAIYDFNDEAAEVQIVNLRLIVAGATARPSLTLAPPAATQLRPERMITVWLDGESREVALYHRSALQPGHRFAGPAVVAQDDTTICIPSGFDGHVDAGLNLHLSLRTDA; encoded by the coding sequence ATGAGCTGGCGTATTGGTGTCGATATCGGCGGTACCTTCATCGACTTCTGTGCGCTGGAGACCGACACCAATCGTCTCGAGACGATCAAGGTCCTGACAACGCCAGACGAGCCGGGACGGGAATTGCTGGACGGATTGGCGCTGCTCCACGAGCGCCACGCCATCGCGCCAACGGATGTGACCTCCTTCGTTCACGGCACAACGGTCGGCATCAACACCATCATCCAGCGCAAGGGCAGCCGGCTCGCCCTCATCACGACAGCCGGCTTCGAGGACGTGATTGAACTGGCGCGCCTGCGCATGCCGGAAATGTATTCGCTGTTCTGTGCCCGCCCCGAACAGCTGATCCCGCGCGACCTGATCTTTGGCGTACCGCAGCGCACGCTTGCCGGCGGCGCCGTCGTCGAGGAGCTGGATCGCGCGGCGCTTGAAAAAGCGGTGGAGAGCGCCCGCAAGAAGGGAGCCGACGGCATCATCGTCTCCTTCCTGCATTCCTATCGCAATCCGGTCCATGAGGCCCGTGCGAAGGCGCAGATCACGGCACTCGCGCCGGAGCTGTTCGTCTTCGCATCGAGCGAAGTCTGGCCGGTCATCCGCGAATATGAGCGCACGACGACGGCGATCCTGAACGGCTATGTGCATCCGCGCGTCGCGCGCTACCTCGCCTCGCTCGAAGCAGCACTAGCCTCGCGCGGCGTGCCGGCGGCTCCCATGCTGACCAAATCGAATGGCGGCGTCATGAATGTCGAGGCAGGCAAGACGGCCTGCGTGAACATGCTGCTATCGGGTACGGCATCAGGTGTCATAGGCGCGGCCTATCTTGCCGAACAGGCCGATGTCACCAACGTGCTGACGCTCGACATTGGTGGCACCAGCGCGGACCTCGCGCTGATCATCGATGGCGAGCCGCAATTCGGCACTGGCGAGGTGATTGGCGATTTCCCGCTCTTCGTACCCAGCGTCTCGGTGACCTCGATCGGGAGCGGCGGCGGCTCGATCGCCTGGGTCGACCAGTTCGGCGTGTTGAAGGTCGGCCCGGAAAGCGCGGGATCGACACCTGGGCCGGCCTGCTATGGGCGCGGCGGCGCACGCGCCACCATCACCGACGCGATGGCGGCCTGCGGCTTCCTGGGCCACGCGCCGATTGCCTATGATCAGATCGGCATGCACCGCGAGCGCGCCGAGGCGGTGATCGGAGAGCTCGCCGTGCGCCTCGACTATCCCCTGCAGGCGACCGCCGAGGCGATCATCGAAGTCGCGATCTCCGAGATGTTCGTCGAGGTCAACAAGCTCGTCGCGCGCTTCGGCGTCGACCTGCGGGACTTCACACTGATGCCCTTTGGTGGCGCTGGGCCCATGCTGGGCTGTTTTCTGGCGCGCGAACTCGGCATTCCCAGAATATTGGTGCCGCCACGCCCGGGCGTTGTGAGCGCGCTCGGCGGGCTCATTGCCGATGTGAAGGGCGATTTCATCCAGACGATTTTCGCAACGTCCGAACCGGCATCAGTGCCCCGGCTCAACGAGGCACTGGCCCGGCTCAAAGCCGATGGCGAGGCCTGGATCAGGGGCGAGCAGGGTTTCAAAGGGCCCGTCATCGAAAGCCTCTCCGCCGATATGCGCTATCACGGCCAATCCTTCGAGATCGAGGTGCCGCTTTCGGAGGCCTGGATCACCGAAGGCAACATATCGGCGCTCAACACAGCGTTCCATCGCCAGCATCTCGCGATCTACGATTTCAACGACGAGGCCGCCGAGGTGCAGATCGTCAATCTGCGGCTCATCGTTGCGGGCGCGACCGCCCGGCCGAGCCTGACGCTTGCTCCTCCGGCCGCGACGCAGCTTCGTCCGGAAAGGATGATCACGGTCTGGCTCGACGGCGAGAGCCGCGAGGTCGCGCTCTATCA
- a CDS encoding AtzE family amidohydrolase, with protein MSFDAFAPAHRIAADIREGVMTAEAVITGFLQRIERLNPAINAFTDVTVGRALAQARAVDASRAAGALLGPLAGVPFAAKNLFDIAGLPTRAGSKINRERPPAPRDAVLIERLTAAGAVLLGGLNMGEYAYDFTGENAHDGPCRNPHDLSRMAGGSSSGSGAATAAGLAPISLGSDTNGSIRVPSSLCGVFGLKPTYGRLPRTRSFPFCDSLDHLGPFARDVTDLAMAYDLMLGHDAGDPACARQAAEATLPTLKQGVDGLRIAVAGGYFSTDGMPDAEAAVAAVAQALGAARPLDIAGAGIARAAAFLITNGESSAFHLARLQQRADDFDPETRDRFLAGALQPTAWYLQAQRARRWFHDEMMQLFDTVDLIIAPATPCVAPEIGSKTMVLRGETVALRPNLGLFTQPISCIGLPVAAVPVFAGALPIGVQLIAPPWREDLCLRAAHAVAQAGIATARPAHHS; from the coding sequence GTGAGCTTCGATGCCTTCGCACCGGCCCACCGCATCGCGGCCGATATCAGGGAGGGCGTGATGACCGCGGAAGCGGTCATCACCGGCTTCCTCCAGCGGATCGAACGCCTGAACCCGGCGATCAATGCCTTCACCGACGTCACCGTCGGGCGCGCGCTGGCGCAGGCGCGCGCAGTCGATGCCAGCCGCGCAGCCGGCGCGCTCCTCGGCCCTCTCGCTGGCGTGCCCTTCGCCGCCAAGAACCTGTTCGACATTGCCGGCCTGCCGACGCGGGCCGGTTCGAAGATCAACCGCGAGCGCCCGCCCGCCCCGCGCGATGCCGTGCTGATCGAGCGCCTGACGGCGGCAGGCGCCGTGTTGCTCGGCGGCCTGAACATGGGCGAATACGCCTATGACTTCACCGGCGAGAACGCGCATGACGGCCCCTGCCGCAACCCGCACGACCTCAGCCGCATGGCCGGAGGTTCATCCTCTGGGTCAGGCGCCGCGACGGCGGCGGGGCTCGCCCCGATCTCGCTCGGCTCGGACACGAACGGGTCGATTCGCGTGCCAAGCTCGCTTTGCGGCGTCTTCGGGCTCAAGCCGACCTATGGCCGGCTGCCGCGCACGCGCAGCTTTCCGTTCTGCGACTCGCTCGACCATCTCGGCCCCTTCGCCCGGGACGTGACCGACCTCGCGATGGCCTATGACCTGATGCTGGGCCATGATGCGGGGGATCCGGCCTGTGCGCGCCAGGCGGCCGAGGCGACGCTGCCGACGCTGAAGCAGGGCGTCGACGGCCTGCGCATCGCAGTCGCCGGCGGCTATTTCTCGACCGATGGAATGCCCGATGCGGAAGCTGCCGTCGCCGCGGTCGCGCAGGCGCTGGGTGCGGCGCGGCCGCTCGATATCGCCGGAGCGGGCATCGCCCGGGCCGCCGCCTTTCTGATCACCAATGGCGAAAGTTCGGCCTTCCATCTGGCCCGGCTGCAGCAACGTGCCGATGATTTCGACCCGGAGACCCGCGACCGTTTCCTCGCCGGCGCGCTGCAGCCGACGGCCTGGTATCTCCAGGCGCAGCGGGCACGGCGCTGGTTTCATGACGAGATGATGCAGCTGTTCGACACGGTCGACCTGATCATCGCGCCGGCCACGCCCTGCGTCGCACCGGAAATCGGCAGCAAGACCATGGTGCTGCGGGGCGAGACGGTCGCCTTGCGGCCCAATCTCGGCCTGTTCACGCAACCGATCTCCTGCATCGGCCTGCCTGTCGCAGCCGTGCCCGTTTTCGCCGGCGCCCTGCCGATCGGGGTGCAGCTCATCGCCCCGCCCTGGCGCGAGGACCTTTGCCTGCGCGCAGCCCATGCCGTGGCGCAGGCTGGGATCGCGACAGCGAGGCCGGCACATCATTCCTGA